A window of Mangifera indica cultivar Alphonso chromosome 13, CATAS_Mindica_2.1, whole genome shotgun sequence contains these coding sequences:
- the LOC123195345 gene encoding uncharacterized protein LOC123195345, producing the protein MHAHPKKFHLHYSMATAGAADGFVRPVYEGCISGGDSEVERRPYHRNCGCALHSKSNNKGNNYNCPNGSPKCKNNVSYPIKKSWSEGNLALGASHHNSSPSASPLMELGGRRSYGFRFSGRSVV; encoded by the exons atgcaTGCACACCCAAAAAAATTCCATCTTCATTATTCCATGGCTACCGCAGGAGCTGCCGATGGTTTTGTCCGGCCTGTCTATGAGGGTTGCATCTCCGGTGGTGACTCGGAGGTCGAGCGCCGGCCGTACCATCGAAACTGTGGATGTGCCCTACATAGCAAGAGCAATAACAAAggaaataattataattgtcCCAATGGATCTCCTAAGTGCAAGAATAATGTGTCCTATCCTATAAAGAAGTCTTGGAGTGAAGGCAACTTGGCCTTGGGTGCTTCTCATCATAACTCTTCTCCTTCTGCTTCGCCATTGATGGAGCTTGGAGGAAGAAGATCTTACGGTTTCAG GTTTAGTGGACGGTCAGTCGTTTAA